A portion of the Lolium rigidum isolate FL_2022 chromosome 1, APGP_CSIRO_Lrig_0.1, whole genome shotgun sequence genome contains these proteins:
- the LOC124686307 gene encoding xyloglucan endotransglycosylase/hydrolase protein 8-like, whose product MARSPMHLCLAVLALAAVASGDRFSDQFDLVGSGGDVQVKDDGKTQDVQLIMNRGSGGAGFNSKNKFLYGEFSVQMKLIGGNSAGTVTSLYLTSGEGDGHDEIDIEFMGNSSGQPYVMNTNVWASGDGKKEHQFYLWFDPSADFHTYKIVWNPKNIIFQVDDVPVRTFKKYNDLAYPSSKPMAVHCTLWDGSYWATEKGAVKIDWNQAPFVVNYRGYSSHGCVNNGGSSACPAGSNAWMNRELDTKELGTVKWAEQKYMTYNYCDDGWRFPQGFPAECSRNPY is encoded by the exons ATGGCGAGGTCTCCGATGCATCTGTGCTTGGCCGTCCTGGCCCTCGCCGCCGTCGCGTCGGGGGACAGGTTCTCCGACCAGTTCGACCTTGTCGGTTCCGGCGGGGACGTGCAAGTGAAAGACGACGGCAAAACCCAGGATGTCCAGCTCATTATGAACCGCGGCTCCGGCGGCGCCGGCTTCAACTCCAAGAACAAGTTCCTGTACGGCGAGTTCAGCGTTCAGATGAAGCTCATCGGCGGCAACTCCGCCGGCACAGTCACCTCCCTATAC CTGACGTCCGGGGAAGGGGATGGCCATGACGAGATCGACATCGAGTTCATGGGGAACTCGAGCGGGCAGCCCTACGTGATGAACACCAACGTCTGGGCCAGCGGCGATGGAAAGAAGGAGCACCAGTTCTACCTCTGGTTCGACCCCTCCGCCGACTTCCACACCTACAAGATCGTCTGGAACCCCAAGAACATCAT ATTCCAGGTCGACGATGTGCCGGTGAGGACGTTCAAGAAGTACAACGACCTAGCGTACCCGAGCAGCAAGCCCATGGCAGTGCACTGCACGCTGTGGGACGGCAGCTACTGGGCGACCGAGAAAGGCGCCGTCAAGATCGACTGGAACCAGGCTCCCTTCGTCGTCAACTACCGCGGCTACTCCTCCCACGGCTGCGTCAACAACGGCGGCTCGTCGGCGTGCCCCGCCGGCAGCAACGCCTGGATGAACAGGGAGCTAGACACCAAGGAGCTCGGCACCGTCAAATGGGCCGAGCAGAAGTACATGACCTACAACTACTGTGACGACGGCTGGCGCTTCCCGCAGGGCTTCCCCGCCGAGTGCTCCCGCAACCCCTACTGA